CTCAAGCAATTCAAACCAGAGAGATTCAATACACTGCAGCAGATGGATCAAGCCTGATCGGTTATTTTGCAGCGCCTGAAAACTCGCAAGCGGTTGCTGGTGTTATTGTGGCGCCTGAATGGTGGGGACGTAATGAATATACTGAACAGCGCGCACGTGAGCTTGCTGATCATGGTTATGCGGCACTTGCAATCGATATGTACGGCGACAAAAGAGTTACCACAGATGCCAAACAAGCCTATGAATGGATGATGCAAACTTTTGGAGATGCTGAAACGATCGATACCCGCTCTAAAGCAGCTTTAGCCACCCTTGCAGCACAGCCTGAGGTAGATACTACCCGTTTAGCCGCAATTGGCTTTTGCTATGGCGGTAAAGTGGTGCTTGATTTGGCACGTTCTGGTGCAGACTTAAAAGCTGTAGCGACCTTTCATGCCACCTTGAGTCCTAAAGCGCCTGCCCAAGTAGGGGCTGTGAAAGCTGAAATTTTAGTCTTACATGGTGAACTGGACACGATGGTCAGTTTAGATGATGTCGCAAGCTTTAAGGATGAAATGTTTGCTGCTCAAGCCGAGCATGATGTGATTGTTTTTGAAGATGCCAAACATGGCTTTAGCAACCCTTTGGCTGACGAACGTGCCAAAGCCAATGACGTTGATTTAGGTTATAACGCAGAAGCAGAACAGCACAGCTTGGCGGCAATGTATGCATTACTGGCTCGTCATTTAGACTAATATACTTTTCACACAAAAATTGGTTAAAATCAATTGAGAAACATAAATAAATAATGAGGATAAGATAATGACTGAAGCTACTTGTGTCTACTGCGATCATGATGAATATGATGTCATTGATAAAAATGATTTTGGCGTAATTTTGCCTGAGCAGAAACCATTGACTAAAGGACACTCTGTCATTGTTCCACTCAGACATGTGAGTTCTTTCTTCGAAATTACCGATAAAGAACGCAAGAGTTTGCAGTCTTTACTGGAATTGGCACGCAATGAATTGCAACTTCGCCATCAACCTGCGGGTTTTCATGTTTCATTTAATGATGGTCATGTGTTTGGTGAAGAGGGTTCTGATCACTTGCATATTCACATTATTCCGCGCTATGAAAACCAAACCTTGAAGCTGGATGGGCGTTGGGGCGTGGTCAGCGAATAAGTTTATTCAAATCGAATACTTGTTAAAAAAAGATGCTTTGGCATCTTTTTTTATCTGCATCATTTTATGTATCGACTTTATTGCCATGCTCATAGATGGGATTGGTTATACTAGACGCCTTCATATTTTCCTGAGTTCTCATGTCCCCATTTTCTTTTTCTGATGCGCTTTTAACTTGGTTTGATCAACACGGACGCCATGATCTGCCTTGGCAAATTGCTGATGATCCGTATAAGGTTTGGGTTTCAGAGATTATGTTGCAACAGACTCAAGTGAAAACAGTGCTGCAATATTATGAACGATTTATTCAGCGCTTCCCAACCGTCCATGATTTGGGTCAAGCTCGTTGGGATGATGTTGCACCCTATTGGGCAGGTTTAGGCTATTACGCTCGCGCACGTAATCTGCATAAAGCGGCAGGCCTAGTCAGCCAAAAAGGCGCATTTCCTCAAACACTGGCTGAATGGATAGAACTGCCGGGTATTGGCCCGTCAACAGGCGGTGCGCTGATGTCACTCGGTTTACGCCAATACGGCGTGATTATGGATGGCAATGTTAAACGGGTGTTGTCACGTTTTTTCGCCATTGAAGATGATTTAAGTAAACCGATACATGAACGTGTGATGTGGCAACTTGCAGAACAGCTCTGCCCGACCCTGCGTAATCATGACTATACCCAAGCGATTATGGATTTGGGTGCCACCATTTGCACCCCGAAAAAACCGCTGTGTCTGTATTGCCCTATGCAACAGCACTGTAAAGCCTTTCAACAGGGTTTAACGCTAGAGCTGCCTTTTAAGAAGCCCAAAAAAGCGGTGCCAATCAAACATGCGAAAGTACTTTTAATCCAAGCGCCAGACCGTAGCTGGTTATGGCAACAACGACCGCATTCGGGACTTTGGGGTGGTTTGTGGACATTGCCTATTATCGAAAATGATCTAGAATTTGAGCGTCAGGTTCAAGAGTTTAAACTTAAAACACAGCTCAAACCTGTGCAAATCTCACATAGCTTTACCCATTTCACCTGGATTTTAGAGGTATATATTTTTAGCATTGATGCAGATGAACAAGAATTTATTCAAACCGAATTGGGTGGTGAATGGATTACATCGCAAAATGCGGCAGATTTAGGGATTCCCACCGCGATGAAAAAATTGATCTCAGCTGTTGATCTGTGACATATTCAAGTGAGAAATTTTTTGTATTGTCTAATTTAAGGATTGAGTGCTGACTATGTTATTCCGCTTTTGTTTCATCAGTTTTTTTGTACTTTTGATCTCGGCGTGTACCACAGCACCCAAAAAGTCTCAGCCCCTAGATCCAAATATCACGCAACGCTTGAAAAGCATGCCATTACCTGCTCGCTTACCCATTCCTGTAGATCAAGTTAAAAACAAACAGCTGAAAGATACCTGGGGTGCGTCTCGGAGCAGTGGTCGTATTCATGAAGGCATTGATATTTTGGCACCGAAAGGCACAAAGGTTTATAGTACAACCGATGGTCTGATTGGCAGTATGAAAAACAATAATCTGGGTGGCACAGTCATTTGGATTTTGGGACCTGCAGGCACTTGGCATTATTATGCGCATTTAGAGGGTCACAAACGTGGCTTAAAAGAAGGCGATTTTGTCAAAAAAGGCGCGCATATCGGTTATGTTGGCAATACGGGAAATGCACGTCATACTGCACCTCATCTGCACTATGGTCTTTATCTCTCAGGTCGGGGGCGCGGCGCAGTCAATCCTTACCCGTATTTACGTTAATGTGTTCGTTCATTCATTTTTAGTTTTAGGAAATATTCATGTCAGAAGCGTTGATCAATCGTCTCGTTGAGTTTGCAGAGTCCGGCAATCAGCAAAGGATTGTACTCAATGGAGTCACCCATCAAGGCTGGATCATGGAAATTAGTGAGGAAGCCCTCATGATCAGTACCGGCTTTGCAGAAAAATCAGGCCATGATGCATGGCTTAAATTTGAAGATTTAACCCAAGCTGAACTGTATTTCTGGGACAATCAGAACGATCTATGGGTTGAATTTAAAATATAGATTTTTTGTCTATGAACATGAAAATACTGGAGTACTAACTTGACAATACAGCGCTGCGGTTGGTGCTCCAACGATCCGATTTATATCGCTTACCATGATATGGAATGGGGCAAACCGAGTTTCGATGAACAGCACTTATTTGAAATGCTCTGCCTAGAAGGTCAGCAAGC
This genomic window from Acinetobacter sp. TGL-Y2 contains:
- a CDS encoding dienelactone hydrolase family protein, encoding MTQAIQTREIQYTAADGSSLIGYFAAPENSQAVAGVIVAPEWWGRNEYTEQRARELADHGYAALAIDMYGDKRVTTDAKQAYEWMMQTFGDAETIDTRSKAALATLAAQPEVDTTRLAAIGFCYGGKVVLDLARSGADLKAVATFHATLSPKAPAQVGAVKAEILVLHGELDTMVSLDDVASFKDEMFAAQAEHDVIVFEDAKHGFSNPLADERAKANDVDLGYNAEAEQHSLAAMYALLARHLD
- a CDS encoding HIT family protein gives rise to the protein MTEATCVYCDHDEYDVIDKNDFGVILPEQKPLTKGHSVIVPLRHVSSFFEITDKERKSLQSLLELARNELQLRHQPAGFHVSFNDGHVFGEEGSDHLHIHIIPRYENQTLKLDGRWGVVSE
- the mutY gene encoding A/G-specific adenine glycosylase, translated to MSPFSFSDALLTWFDQHGRHDLPWQIADDPYKVWVSEIMLQQTQVKTVLQYYERFIQRFPTVHDLGQARWDDVAPYWAGLGYYARARNLHKAAGLVSQKGAFPQTLAEWIELPGIGPSTGGALMSLGLRQYGVIMDGNVKRVLSRFFAIEDDLSKPIHERVMWQLAEQLCPTLRNHDYTQAIMDLGATICTPKKPLCLYCPMQQHCKAFQQGLTLELPFKKPKKAVPIKHAKVLLIQAPDRSWLWQQRPHSGLWGGLWTLPIIENDLEFERQVQEFKLKTQLKPVQISHSFTHFTWILEVYIFSIDADEQEFIQTELGGEWITSQNAADLGIPTAMKKLISAVDL
- a CDS encoding M23 family metallopeptidase: MLFRFCFISFFVLLISACTTAPKKSQPLDPNITQRLKSMPLPARLPIPVDQVKNKQLKDTWGASRSSGRIHEGIDILAPKGTKVYSTTDGLIGSMKNNNLGGTVIWILGPAGTWHYYAHLEGHKRGLKEGDFVKKGAHIGYVGNTGNARHTAPHLHYGLYLSGRGRGAVNPYPYLR